agcatcCATGAATATGGATGAAAAGTCCGTTTGGCTTTCCGGGATTTAAACCGCACGACAGAAGCTGCAGGGATTGTTGAAATGTGGTGACTTCGGTATAGTGAGTGCAGCGGAGAGCAGTCCGTCGCTCTGCAGTGAGAAATATCCATCCAGTGCTTCGGCCTGGGCGTCTTAATCAACAGTCAGAAGCCCAACAGGCAAACATGTACAAGAGAGTTGGGTGCTGGACGGGAGCAGGACGGAGTGAGTGACGCGGGACTGGAGCGGCTGCAGCTGCCAGGCAGGAGTTTATCAGCCGCCATGGAGAGCGTCCTTATCACCCGGTGGTTTAAACAGTCGCCACTGatcagtctctcacacacacacacacagaggataaCATGGTGTCCCCAGGTGGCGGCAGTGTCTttagtttctgtgtgtgtatgtgtgtgtgcgtgtaggtgtgtgtgtgtaggtgtagGGCGGCCTCAGACGATCCAGTGGCGTCCGGGCTTCAGGGACAGCAGAGGTTGTCTATGACCAGCGTGACGTCGATGCCGTAcacctccagcaggtccaccaGGAAGGAGCGGTCGCACTGAGGATCCAGCCCCATGGCCCTCACGTGCTCGGCGGTCAGGGTGGGGTCGTTGCTGCCCGCCACCTCCGACAGCGTCTGGAAGATGCGGTTGTTCATCTCCATGAAGAACCTGCAACAGGATGAGTGACGGCTGAATCAATTTCGACGCGAATGGAGATCACACAGTGAGTCACTgggaaaagaataaataaacaagcagcTGTGAGGGTGGCGCTGCGCTGCAACGACTGCTGACGAAGAGGACGGTTGTTAGGGACTCACAGAATAAAAAGATCTTCCTCGTTTGCAGTGCAGTCTTCTTCCACCTCCTGAGAGTAAAGCAACAATTGCCTGAGGAAACAAACAGTCAGTTACTAGAAATCTGCAAAAATCTTACAGCATGGCCGGTAGTTTCTGCAGTAGCACAGATCCTCGTGTTTTCAGCAGATATCTCTTAACGCTGCGGCTGAGTTTCAGCGTACCTCTGCTCTGTCAGCTTCCTGTACTTCTCCTTATCGGCCGCATTCAGTCTCAGAAGCGGCTGCAAATGGCTTCTGTGAGTTTTCACAATCTGGTTGTCGATGTAGACGTCATAcagctccttcttctcctcgaAAATCTTCTCTGTGGTGCCTTGACACGCACAGCAACATACGTTCAAGCAGGGAGTCATTCGGATACATGTGGACGGTTAAATATTTACAGTTTGGCGGTTTACTCACAGGCCACGTACGACAGCTCCGTCTCCAGAGCAGTGATGTCTGCAATGTTGATGTAGAAGAAAGGCCGTAACTCAGGCACAGACACTCCGATTCCAGGTAAAGAAATGTTggccaggcagcagcagcaatacACTGAGGGAATGCAAGAACACACTGagtgaaactctgaaaacaggCCATTATTAATTTATTTGGATACAAGTATCTGCTTCAAAGTTTTTAATCACCCCTCATTAGGTTAACTATACACCACCTCAAAGGGGCTGAGCGTGTTTGTGCAAGCGTGTGTGTTCAAGCTTCTCACCTCTGTAGCAGACCACACCCAcgggaggaggggagaagaTGAGGAGACGTTTCCGCAGCAGCGCAAACTTCCACAGCACCATGATCTGCTCCCCGAAAAACTGGATGAACTGGGACATGCAGCCAGCCGGGTGGGTGATCTGCATCGAGCAAGTAGCGACGGATGTCACATCATTATTAGTATTATCTTTAACAGTTTCCAGTGCAGTTGCAGTTCCAGCATCGTTCTGTTGCTCGGCTGACCTTCATCTCCGGGTGCATGCAGCGGTTGATGGTGGTGACGCTCCAGGTGGGACAGGCGTTGACGAGGCCGTTCCCCGTCGGCGGGAGAACTGCCTTCTTGTCCTCGTAGAAGGCCTCCAGTGGGGAGTACTGGCCCGGGCACTGCAGCTGGTGTCTGCAGAGCAAAAGGCAGTAAAGCATCTCCCTTCCATCCTGTGGATGAACATTAACATCACTGCTTGCTCCGCAATGAATCACCGTCAAGTACGTCCAAACGCCATGACgtgcatgaaaatgaaatgtcaatATAAGACGGCGTTCAGGTTAGCAGACATCACTCGTTCTAAAATTACACTCTGGGATCATCTGAGGCCAGCAGCATTTCACAAATGCAGTGATTGCACCACTTCAACCACTGTAGGACCCATGCTGAGTGACTTTCTTACACCAACCGCCTGCTGTTTCACAAAAACTGAGACCTTATAACACACTGACTGAGATCAGAGCGGATTAACTTCTTTatgcaaactgaaaatgtttggaGAAACATATTGAGACGCAGTCAAGGATAACTTGGAACTACGAAAGTcagattttgatgaaaaaaactaa
Above is a window of Salarias fasciatus chromosome 7, fSalaFa1.1, whole genome shotgun sequence DNA encoding:
- the LOC115392404 gene encoding protein LCHN-like, producing MVEQSDRAPLLDWEEIPPPDPNQAAQPPPQPPPGAEEAATQKSSQPQTGTAAGTGWSSGSTPSIITCSPTRSLTTVVLSEDGGRPRTELFGHGWDRTAFGPVCFPGLSARDQWEEKDQIVAVFVVTFDTRSGNMVEWCLPHDVNLDGVEFKSMASGSHRITSDFIYFRKGCYFGLACFANMPVESELERGARMKSVGILSPSYTLLYRYMHFLENQVRHQLQCPGQYSPLEAFYEDKKAVLPPTGNGLVNACPTWSVTTINRCMHPEMKITHPAGCMSQFIQFFGEQIMVLWKFALLRKRLLIFSPPPVGVVCYRVYCCCCLANISLPGIGVSVPELRPFFYINIADITALETELSYVACTTEKIFEEKKELYDVYIDNQIVKTHRSHLQPLLRLNAADKEKYRKLTEQRQLLLYSQEVEEDCTANEEDLFILFFMEMNNRIFQTLSEVAGSNDPTLTAEHVRAMGLDPQCDRSFLVDLLEVYGIDVTLVIDNLCCP